Proteins encoded in a region of the Lepeophtheirus salmonis chromosome 6, UVic_Lsal_1.4, whole genome shotgun sequence genome:
- the Psa gene encoding puromycin-sensitive aminopeptidase, whose translation MKTPFLRLRPDAVPSHYDLFLKTCYETWKSIGRVDVFFSLETALDVIEMNAMEMEIKSAKIRNGPTSVCTRMSVDHQTLQIEFPCGSLLPGEHVLEIEFVSEISKSLKGLYRCGNGSDPILCTQFESTSARLCFPCWDEPAFKATFSISVEAPKGKTVLCNTQIEKEVPGEGSSITYHFEKTPIMSTYLVAIVIGNFDMIEAKTKQNVLVRVFAPLGKSSQAQLTLDTTIKSIEFYNDFFKIDYPLSKCDVVGVPEFSALAMENWGLIIFRDSYILYDPNVTSAHKKRDTIATITHEIAHQWFGNLVTMEWWTHLWLNEGFASFMGNICAMKIYPEMDFNVDFVVYYLKNSLKLDALKNSHPIEVNVEDPDEVEEIFDEISYDKGCSILRMLYHFMGDEEFRNGLCHYFQKFAHKNTVTEHLWQALETTSFKGIEEMMFTWVNQIGFPLVSVSSHFENKSLTLTLSQEKFNIDGSKSADGEKWIIPVSVITENDQKPQNFLMEDNKFEIVVNNPGQWFKLNSDCVGFYHVNYDIKDLNNLKTPIASKLLGEIDRFNLWNDIFSLVEGGKMSTVSALKFLDAFKEEDTYSVWNNIIDSCHRISSIIMDQTYYPNYLKYVVNVMTNIYNQVGWEALPGESEKQKLLRPSLIKRMGLSGHEGAIEEARRRFDLHFNGSKNIEANLRNPIYSIVMAHGDKNTLKQMLTMYRKEDQEEEKERIASVLGFVRDKDVLMDVWDFCTSSEVRTCDSVLLLASFSTNIVGRQLFWDLFKKNNSFFLMNQPVQLYIRLVELVSSGLYTYEKADEVEAYFKENNISHIQRTIDRCVEKIRMKAKWFERDSEEIKKFFQ comes from the exons ATGAAGACGCCATTTTTGAGATTAAGGCCAGATGCGGTTCCATCCCACTATGATCTGTTCCTTAAGACATGCTACGAGACCTGGAAGTCCATTGGTCGAGTGGACGTCTTCTTTAGCCTCGAAACGGCATTGGATGTCATTGAGATGAATGCAATGGAAATGGAGATCAAATCCGCCAAGATCCGTAATGGACCCACGAGTGTATGCACTAGGATGAGTGTGGATCACCAAACACTCCAAATTGAGTTTCCTTGTGGTTCTTTGTTGCCTGGGGAACATGTTCTGGAGATTGAATTCGTTTCTGAAATCTCCAAGTCCCTCAAGGGGCTCTACCGATGTGGAAATGGATCCGACCCCATCCTCTGTACGCAGTTTGAGTCAACCAGTGCTCGCCTTTGCTTCCCTTGTTGGGACGAGCCCGCATTCAAAGCCACTTTTAG CATCTCAGTCGAAGCTCCCAAAGGGAAAACCGTTCTTTGCAACACTCAAATTGAGAAAGAAGTGCCTGGAGAAGGATCCAGTATTAcctatcattttgaaaaaactccAATAATGAGCACTTATCTTGTGGCAATCGTCATCGGAAACTTTGATATGATTGAGGCGAAAACCAAACAAAATGTTCTTGTGCGTGTCTTTGCCCCCCTTGGAAAGTCTAGTCAAGCTCAGCTCACTCTTGATACAACCATCAAATCCATTGAATTCTATAATGACttctttaaaattgattatccTCTCTCTAAGTGTGATGTTGTGGGTGTCCCTGAATTTTCCGCACTTGCTATGGAAAATTGGGGATTAATTATTTTCCGTGATTCCTATATTCTATATGATCCTAATGTAACGTCGGCTCATAAAAAAAGAGACACAATTGCTACAATAACTCACGAGATTGCGCATCAATGGTTTGGCAATTTGGTGACGATGGAGTGGTGGACTCATTTATGGTTAAATGAAGGTTTTGCTTCATTTATGGGCAACATATGTGCAATGAAAATTTACCCTGAGATGGATTTCAATGTAGATTTTgtggtatattatttgaagaattcCCTTAAATTGGATGCTCTTAAAAACTCCCATCCCATTGAGGTGAACGTTGAAGATCCGGATGAGGTAGAAGAgatatttgatgaaatttcttATGATAAAGGCTGTAGCATTTTAAGGATGTTATACCATTTTATGGGGGATGAAGAATTTCGAAATGGGTTGTgccattattttcaaaagtttgcccATAAAAATACGGTCACTGAACATCTTTGGCAGGCCCTGGAAACTACCTCGTTCAAAGGAATAGAGGAAATGATGTTTACTTG ggtTAATCAAATTGGATTTCCTCTAGTCAGTGTTTCTAGCCACTTTGAGAATAAATCCCTCACACTCACTTTATCGCaagaaaagtttaatattgaCGGTAGTAAGTCGGCTGATGGAGAGAAATGGATTATTCCCGTGAGTGTTATTACTGAGAATGATCAAAAACCACAAAACTTCCTCATGGAAGATAATAAATTCGAAATTGTCGTCAATAATCCAGGACAATGGTTCAAGTTAAACTCTGATTGCGTTGGCTTTTATCATGTGAATTACGATATTAAGGATTTGAATAATCTGAAGACCCCCATAGCATCCAAACTATTAGGAGAAATCGATAGATTCAATCTTTGGAATGATATCTTTTCATTGGTGGAAGGCGGGAAAATGTCAACTGTTTCAGCACTCAAGTTTTTGGACGCATTTAAGGAGGAGGATACTTATTCTGTGTGGAACAATATTATTGACAGCTGTCATAGGATATCATCCATCATCATGGATCAAACTTATTATCCTAATTATCTCAAATATGTTGTAAATGTCATGACAAACATTTACAATCAGGTGGGGTGGGAAGCCCTTCCAGGCGAGTCAGAGAAACAGAAACTCCTTCGTCCTAGTCTTATTAAAAGAATGGGTCTCAGTGGTCATGAAGGAGCTATTGAGGAGGCTAGAAGGAGATTCGATCTTCATTTCAATGGCTCTAAAAATATAGAAGCAAACCTTCGAAATCCAATCTATAGTATAGTTATGGCCCATGGTGATAAAAATACTCTTAAACAGATGTTAACCATGTACAGAAAAGAGGATCAAGAGGAAGAGAAGGAACGAATTGCTTCCGTTCTA gGATTTGTGAGAGACAAAGACGTTTTGATGGATGTCTGGGATTTCTGTACATCCTCAGAAGTACGTACTTGTGACTCTGTGTTATTGCTGGCGAGCTTTTCTACCAACATTGTTGGAAGACAACTCTTTTGGGACTTGTTCAAGAAGAACAATTCATTCTTTTTGATGAACCAGCCTGTCCAATTGTATATAAGATTAGTTGAACTTGTTTCGAGTGGACTTTACACCTATGAAAAGGCTGACGAAGTTGAGGCCTACttcaaggaaaataatatttctcataTTCAGCGCACAATTGATCGCTGCGTCGAAAAAATTAGAATGAAGGCAAAGTGGTTTGAGCGTGATTCGGAGGAAATCAAAAAATTCTTTCAATAG